The genomic region AAAAATGGGATAGTACATATGAAGCCACATCCTGTTTTGTCGGCCGACCGATTCCGAACCTCAGTCTTAGGAATGAATCGCTTTTTAAATAATCCCTTATGGACTTCAGTCCGTTATGTCCTTTCAGTCCACCGCCGGCCTGGAGAGCAATTTCTCCAAATTCAAGCTCAAGGTCATCATGAACGACAAGCAGCTCTTCCGGATGGATTGCAAAATAGGTGGCAGCTAAGGCAACACTTCTTCCGCTTTCGTTCATGTATGTCTGGGGTTTCAATAGTTTTAAACCATTTTCACTTGCAAGCAATCCATTGAATTTTTTCTGGAAATTTGCCGAGGGATACATAACGTTGCAGATGGAAAACCCAATATTATGACGAGTTTCTTCATATTGCTTGCCGGGGTTGCCTAAAAAAACTATCATTTTGACCATAAGGTAACAATAGACCAAGAACGGGAGATTGACAACAATGTATATGCTTGGAGTATATGTACCGAAGGAATATCTTGAAAAAGTAAAGCAGGCACTGTTCTTTGCTGGTGGTGGCAAGTTTGGAAACTATGATTGCTGTTGCTGGCAGACGCGCGGTGAAGGGCAGTTTCGTCCCCTGGTTGGATCCGATCCTTTTCTCGGTACTGTAGGGAAAATGGAAAAAGTTGAAGAATGGAAGCTTGAGATGATTGTTCCGGAAGAAACGGCTGAAGCTGTCATCAAGGCTTTGAAAAAATCTCATCCTTATGAAGTTCCCGCTTACCATCTGCTGAAGATGGATGAAATTGATATGTGAGGTATACAGACGATGGAAAAGAACGACATCATTATTACATATGGTACTGATGGTTTTGCAATGACAAAGGATCTGCTTG from Spirochaetia bacterium harbors:
- the pth gene encoding aminoacyl-tRNA hydrolase, with amino-acid sequence MVKMIVFLGNPGKQYEETRHNIGFSICNVMYPSANFQKKFNGLLASENGLKLLKPQTYMNESGRSVALAATYFAIHPEELLVVHDDLELEFGEIALQAGGGLKGHNGLKSIRDYLKSDSFLRLRFGIGRPTKQDVASYVLSHFSKEEKHQLPQLTEKAITKIKANM
- the cutA gene encoding divalent cation tolerance protein CutA is translated as MYMLGVYVPKEYLEKVKQALFFAGGGKFGNYDCCCWQTRGEGQFRPLVGSDPFLGTVGKMEKVEEWKLEMIVPEETAEAVIKALKKSHPYEVPAYHLLKMDEIDM